Proteins co-encoded in one Corylus avellana chromosome ca9, CavTom2PMs-1.0 genomic window:
- the LOC132191331 gene encoding serine/threonine protein phosphatase 2A 57 kDa regulatory subunit B' beta isoform isoform X2, with amino-acid sequence MLKKIIKGGHRKPSKSDLNDGSLYGYGPPGTRNSGSVSTVNVVVNHASRAGPGASGPNTGAPATISAMAPPSGTVDPLPLFREVPVSERQGMFIRKLQICCFQFDFTDTLKSAREKEIKRQTLLELVDFIQSGSGKITETCQEEMIRMISANIFRCLPPASHENTGQETTDPEEEEPYLEPSWPHLQLVYELLLRYVVSSDTDTKVAKRYIDHSFVLKLLDLFDSEDPREREYLKTILHRIYGKFMVHRPFIRKAINNIFYRFIYETDRHSGIGELLEILGSIINGFALPMKEEHKLFLVRALIPLHKPKPIAMYHQQLSYCITQFAEKDYKLADTVIRGLLKYWPVTNCQKEVLFLGELEEVLEATQSAEFQRCMVPLFRQIGRCLNSYHFQNEPSFCGIMSTL; translated from the coding sequence ATGTTGAAGAAGATCATAAAGGGAGGGCACCGAAAGCCCTCCAAGTCCGACCTGAACGACGGGTCGTTATATGGTTACGGTCCGCCCGGGACCCGCAACTCCGGGTCGGTCTCCACCGTCAATGTGGTCGTCAACCACGCGTCCCGTGCCGGCCCGGGCGCATCGGGCCCCAATACGGGCGCTCCCGCCACGATTTCGGCGATGGCCCCGCCGTCCGGAACCGTCGATCCTTTGCCGTTGTTCCGCGAGGTGCCCGTCTCGGAACGCCAGGGCATGTTCATCCGGAAGCTTCAGATTTGCTGCTTCCAGTTCGACTTCACAGACACGCTGAAATCGGCCCGAGAGAAGGAAATCAAGCGGCAAACGCTCTTGGAATTGGTGGATTTCATACAGTCCGGGTCGGGGAAGATCACCGAGACGTGCCAGGAGGAGATGATACGAATGATATCGGCGAACATTTTCCGGTGCCTGCCTCCAGCTTCCCACGAGAATACCGGCCAGGAAACCACCGATCCCGAGGAGGAGGAACCGTATTTGGAGCCGTCGTGGCCGCATTTGCAGCTCGTGTATGAGCTCCTCCTGAGATACGTGGTGTCGTCCGATACCGATACGAAGGTCGCCAAGCGGTACATCGACCACTCGTTCGTGCTGAAACTTCTGGATTTGTTCGACTCGGAGGATCCTCGGGAGAGGGAGTACTTGAAGACGATTCTGCACCGCATATACGGGAAGTTCATGGTGCACCGCCCGTTCATCCGAAAGGCCATCAACAACATATTCTATCGATTTATATACGAGACGGACCGGCATAGCGGTATCGGCGAGCTGCTGGAGATTCTGGGGAGTATAATAAATGGGTTTGCGCTGCCGATGAAGGAGGAGCACAAGTTGTTTCTGGTTCGGGCGCTGATACCGCTGCATAAGCCGAAGCCAATCGCAATGTACCATCAGCAACTGTCGTACTGCATTACCCAGTTCGCGGAGAAGGATTACAAGCTGGCTGATACGGTGATAAGGGGGTTGTTGAAGTACTGGCCTGTCACCAATTGCCAGAAGGAAGTTCTCTTCCTTGGAGAGCTTGAGGAGGTGCTGGAGGCTACACAGTCCGCCGAGTTTCAGCGCTGCATGGTTCCTCTTTTCAGACAGATTGGTCGCTGCCTCAATAGCTATCATTTTCAG